Proteins from one Deinococcus sedimenti genomic window:
- a CDS encoding sensor histidine kinase, which produces MKLFPRLFLAHLLAILVALGALLLVAELTLPGVYQHHVDQMVQAMGDRGRSLRPDLEAGMRGALNGALLLALPFAAGAAAVTALVTSRRVVRSVALLGDGSRDLAGGQYARRLPESGRDELADLARNFNRLAAALERVEQDRVALIGEVGHELRTPLAALRGYSEALSDGVLTPAAVSPAIEREVRCLERLAQDLSLVSRAEAGHVELQVRPLPVQELLDAARDRFAEVFVARDVQLTLPGSPAWVMANPQRAGQVLANLLHNAARHTPAGGSVRVTVEDAGSGVAVTVRDTGPGIPPEHLERIFERFYRVNEARTRGEGSGVGLTIARALARRMGGDLTVTSGGDGSAFRFVLARAAPGSWPARS; this is translated from the coding sequence GTGAAGCTGTTCCCGCGTCTGTTCCTGGCGCACCTGCTGGCGATCCTGGTGGCGCTGGGGGCGCTGCTGCTGGTGGCGGAACTGACGCTGCCGGGCGTGTATCAGCATCACGTGGACCAGATGGTGCAGGCCATGGGGGACCGGGGGCGTTCCCTGCGGCCGGACCTGGAGGCCGGCATGCGGGGCGCACTGAACGGGGCGCTGCTGCTGGCGCTGCCGTTCGCGGCGGGTGCGGCGGCCGTGACGGCGCTCGTCACGTCGCGGCGGGTGGTGCGGTCGGTGGCGCTGCTGGGTGACGGCAGCCGGGACCTGGCGGGCGGGCAGTACGCGCGGCGCCTGCCGGAATCGGGACGGGATGAACTGGCGGACCTGGCGCGGAACTTCAACCGGCTGGCGGCGGCGCTGGAACGGGTGGAGCAGGACCGCGTGGCGCTGATCGGCGAGGTGGGGCATGAGCTGCGCACGCCGCTGGCGGCCCTGCGGGGGTACAGCGAGGCCCTGTCTGACGGGGTGCTGACGCCAGCGGCGGTGTCGCCCGCCATCGAGCGGGAGGTGCGCTGTCTCGAGCGGCTGGCGCAGGATCTGAGTCTGGTTTCACGGGCGGAGGCGGGGCACGTGGAGTTGCAGGTGCGGCCGCTGCCGGTGCAGGAGCTGCTCGACGCGGCGCGGGACCGCTTCGCGGAGGTGTTCGTGGCGCGGGACGTGCAGTTGACGCTGCCCGGGTCCCCCGCGTGGGTCATGGCCAACCCGCAGCGGGCGGGACAGGTGCTGGCGAACCTGCTGCACAACGCGGCGCGGCACACCCCGGCGGGCGGGTCGGTGCGTGTGACGGTCGAGGACGCGGGGTCGGGCGTGGCCGTCACGGTGCGGGACACCGGGCCGGGCATCCCGCCGGAGCACTTGGAGCGGATCTTCGAGCGCTTCTACCGGGTGAACGAGGCCCGCACGCGCGGTGAGGGGAGCGGGGTGGGCCTGACGATCGCGCGGGCGCTGGCGCGGCGGATGGGCGGGGACCTGACGGTCACGTCGGGCGGGGACGGAAGTGCGTTCCGGTTCGTGCTGGCGCGCGCGGCGCCCGGTTCCTGGCCCGCGCGGTCCTGA
- a CDS encoding response regulator, producing the protein MTTPFHLLIIDDHLTDLLLLQDAIESQFSDVQLSVAQTAEAATAHLTRPDAPTPHLILLDLFLPGDGGLSVLRRLKAEPRTRGIPVVILTISAAPADIRAAYAEHASGYLVKPLLQSELERQVLHLIEYWRGARTAPPDPPGAPVPHGAD; encoded by the coding sequence ATGACCACGCCGTTCCATCTGCTGATCATTGATGACCACCTCACCGACCTGCTGCTGCTGCAGGACGCGATCGAATCGCAGTTCAGCGACGTGCAGCTCTCGGTGGCCCAGACGGCGGAGGCCGCCACCGCCCACCTCACCCGGCCCGACGCCCCCACCCCACACCTGATCCTGCTGGACCTGTTCCTGCCCGGCGACGGCGGGCTGAGCGTGCTGCGCCGCCTGAAAGCCGAACCCCGAACGCGCGGCATTCCCGTGGTCATCCTGACGATCAGCGCCGCTCCGGCCGACATCCGCGCCGCGTACGCCGAACACGCCTCGGGGTACCTGGTCAAACCGCTGCTTCAGAGTGAACTCGAGCGGCAGGTGCTGCACCTCATCGAGTACTGGCGCGGCGCCCGCACCGCCCCCCCGGACCCGCCGGGTGCCCCGGTCCCCCACGGCGCCGACTGA
- a CDS encoding winged helix-turn-helix domain-containing protein produces the protein MARVLIVDDDPAILEILGAYLRADGHDVLEARSGPEARALLPGVDLAVLDWMLPGVSGLDLAREQRRAQPDFPMLLLSARGEEEDRLSGLEVGADDYVTKPFSPREVVARVRALLRRSGVRDVVGGGGLSVNGRTREAALDGQPLTLTRLEFDLLLTLASHPGLVWTRERLLDRVWGGDDPVVERVVDVHLAGLRRKLGEDAARPRFIETVRGVGYRFRDGA, from the coding sequence ATGGCGCGCGTACTCATCGTGGATGACGACCCGGCGATCCTGGAGATCCTGGGCGCGTACCTCCGGGCGGACGGGCATGACGTTCTGGAAGCCCGCAGCGGCCCGGAGGCGCGCGCGCTGCTGCCCGGCGTGGACCTCGCGGTGCTCGACTGGATGCTGCCCGGCGTGAGCGGACTGGACCTCGCGCGGGAGCAGCGCCGCGCGCAGCCGGACTTCCCGATGCTGCTGCTCAGCGCGCGCGGGGAGGAGGAAGACCGCCTCTCGGGCCTGGAGGTCGGGGCGGACGATTACGTCACCAAGCCCTTCTCGCCGCGTGAGGTGGTGGCGCGCGTGCGGGCGCTGCTGCGGCGCAGTGGCGTGCGGGACGTGGTGGGCGGCGGCGGCCTGAGCGTGAACGGGCGCACGCGGGAGGCGGCGCTGGACGGTCAGCCGCTGACGCTGACGCGGCTGGAGTTCGACCTGCTGCTGACACTGGCCAGCCACCCGGGGCTGGTGTGGACGCGCGAGCGGCTGCTCGACCGCGTGTGGGGCGGGGACGACCCGGTGGTGGAGCGGGTGGTGGACGTGCACCTGGCCGGATTGCGCCGCAAGCTGGGTGAGGACGCCGCCCGCCCGCGCTTCATCGAGACGGTCCGCGGCGTCGGGTACCGCTTCCGGGACGGCGCGTGA
- a CDS encoding EAL domain-containing protein gives MTPPTDTEAPADLSVLIVDDSPEDAELYLRLLRRGNPRTVRIHHCPLGEDGLAWLRAAATPPDCILLDYNLPDMTGVEFLRDHHPPCAVVLLTGAAGEQIAVDALQAGAQDYLNKGSLSAELLQRGVDRAVEKFRLQRELQASRERMAAVLSSLDDAVMALDHDCELMYVNEEAERQLGARVYHPLPGWLCRTSLHLAVEEVLASGERRSVDLSDETGRWFDGRVHHSPGGVTIVLRDVTRARHERERLRLLESVAVSAQDAVVIAEANPSLYPGPRVVYVNAAFTRATGYTPDEIIGQTPRILQGPDTDRAVLARISDRLRRWRKVNETVLNYRKDGTPIWVNLSIVPVADERGWYTHWVSVQRDVTADVRRTQFEEARRNVLELTSAGRPIEDVLDGLCQLLALSFPTRAPTAWLKHDQQLTLAASSAVLPAEVREYITAQRRTIDLTEPVGVTQTAVRTGQPVIIENIADSTEVRMGDLLLRNDLRSLWVLPICSADGQDTLGVFTLFSVHTGAPTASEQRSLHDILEFAATLLDRRAAQQQLQRMALFDGLTGLPNRALYLEHLRRALSETHRAAGSAQLAVGMLDLNRFKHVNDTLGHTAGDELLRQVGVRLRRALRPSDVLARMGGDEFTLLLPFTNRERFETGIKRRIDDVFHEPFMVSGQPLFMSCSLGLTFAPVQGQEAEVLLSQADMAMYDAKRAGRTVATFDPHATKGTPVISLESDLHTALTGQEFELHYQGLFQAGARHPVAAEALLRWRHPTRGLISPADFIPLAESTGLIVPIGAWVLCEAARQAARWQATHPGLRVNVNLSARQFWAPDLLQHVTDALNASRLNPALLTLEITESVLLDVPNAAETLEQLHGLGVHLSLDDFGTGYSSLSYLHRLPLHGLKIDRSFVHDLGEGTGAAAKIVRAIILMAHALKLHVTVEGLEREVQVAFVEAVEGDYLQGYFLARPLPGPAFEQQVLGWPAPDPAQLTHRPDVPASSGSPHTH, from the coding sequence ATGACGCCCCCGACTGACACCGAAGCCCCCGCTGACCTGTCAGTCCTGATCGTGGACGACAGCCCGGAGGACGCCGAGCTGTACCTGCGGCTGCTGCGCCGCGGCAACCCCCGGACCGTGCGCATTCACCACTGCCCGCTCGGCGAGGACGGCCTGGCGTGGCTGCGCGCCGCGGCCACCCCACCGGACTGCATCCTGCTGGACTACAACCTGCCGGACATGACCGGAGTGGAATTCCTGCGGGACCACCACCCCCCCTGCGCCGTGGTCCTGCTGACCGGCGCGGCCGGAGAGCAGATCGCCGTGGACGCCCTGCAGGCCGGCGCGCAGGACTACCTGAACAAGGGAAGCCTGTCGGCTGAACTCCTGCAGCGCGGCGTGGACCGCGCCGTCGAGAAGTTCCGGCTGCAACGGGAACTCCAGGCGTCCCGCGAACGCATGGCGGCCGTCCTGAGCAGCCTCGACGACGCCGTGATGGCCCTCGACCACGACTGCGAACTCATGTACGTCAACGAGGAAGCCGAGCGGCAACTGGGCGCGCGCGTCTACCACCCCCTGCCGGGATGGCTGTGCCGCACCAGCCTGCACCTCGCCGTGGAAGAGGTGCTCGCCAGCGGAGAGCGCCGCAGCGTGGACCTCAGCGACGAGACCGGACGCTGGTTCGACGGCCGCGTCCACCACAGCCCCGGCGGCGTCACCATCGTCCTGCGCGACGTCACCCGCGCCCGGCACGAACGCGAGCGGCTGCGCCTGCTGGAATCCGTCGCCGTCTCCGCCCAGGACGCCGTGGTGATCGCCGAAGCCAACCCCTCGCTCTACCCCGGTCCCCGCGTGGTGTACGTCAACGCCGCGTTCACCCGCGCGACCGGCTACACCCCCGACGAGATCATCGGACAGACCCCCCGCATCCTACAGGGCCCCGACACCGACCGCGCCGTCCTGGCCCGCATCAGCGACCGGCTGCGCCGCTGGCGCAAGGTCAACGAGACCGTCCTGAACTACCGCAAGGACGGCACGCCCATCTGGGTGAACCTGAGCATCGTGCCCGTCGCGGACGAACGCGGCTGGTACACGCACTGGGTCAGCGTGCAGCGCGACGTGACGGCCGACGTGCGCCGCACCCAGTTCGAGGAGGCGCGCCGCAACGTCCTGGAACTCACCAGCGCCGGCCGTCCCATCGAGGACGTCCTCGACGGCCTGTGCCAGCTGCTGGCCCTCTCCTTCCCCACCCGCGCCCCCACCGCCTGGCTGAAACACGACCAGCAGCTCACGCTGGCCGCCAGCAGCGCCGTCCTGCCCGCCGAAGTGCGCGAATACATCACCGCCCAGCGGCGCACCATCGACCTGACCGAACCGGTCGGCGTCACCCAGACCGCCGTCCGCACCGGCCAGCCCGTGATCATCGAGAACATCGCCGACTCCACCGAGGTCCGCATGGGCGACCTGCTGCTACGCAACGACCTGCGCAGCCTGTGGGTCCTGCCCATCTGCAGCGCCGACGGCCAGGACACCCTGGGCGTCTTCACGCTGTTCAGCGTCCACACCGGCGCCCCCACCGCCAGCGAGCAGCGCAGCCTGCACGACATCCTGGAGTTCGCCGCCACCCTCCTCGACCGCCGCGCCGCGCAGCAGCAGCTGCAGCGCATGGCCCTGTTCGACGGCCTGACCGGCCTGCCCAACCGCGCCCTGTACCTCGAGCACCTGCGCCGCGCGCTGAGCGAAACCCACCGCGCCGCCGGCAGCGCTCAGCTCGCCGTGGGCATGCTCGACCTGAACCGCTTCAAACACGTCAACGACACCCTCGGCCACACCGCCGGCGACGAACTGCTGCGGCAGGTCGGCGTCCGGCTGCGCCGCGCGCTGCGGCCCTCCGACGTACTGGCCCGCATGGGCGGCGACGAATTCACCCTCCTGCTGCCCTTCACCAACCGCGAGCGCTTCGAGACCGGCATCAAACGCCGCATCGACGACGTCTTCCACGAACCGTTCATGGTGTCCGGCCAGCCGCTGTTCATGTCCTGCAGCCTGGGCCTGACCTTCGCGCCAGTCCAGGGGCAGGAAGCCGAAGTCCTGCTCAGCCAGGCCGACATGGCCATGTACGACGCCAAACGCGCCGGCCGTACCGTGGCGACCTTCGACCCCCACGCCACCAAGGGCACGCCCGTCATCAGCCTGGAAAGCGACCTGCACACCGCCCTGACCGGCCAGGAATTCGAACTGCACTACCAGGGCCTCTTCCAGGCCGGCGCGCGCCACCCCGTCGCCGCCGAAGCCCTCCTGCGCTGGCGCCACCCCACCCGAGGCCTGATCAGCCCCGCCGACTTCATCCCCCTGGCCGAAAGCACCGGCCTGATCGTCCCCATCGGCGCGTGGGTGCTGTGCGAAGCGGCCCGGCAGGCCGCCCGCTGGCAGGCCACCCACCCCGGCCTGCGCGTCAACGTGAACCTCAGCGCCCGGCAGTTCTGGGCGCCGGACCTGCTGCAGCACGTCACCGACGCCCTGAACGCCAGCCGCCTCAACCCGGCCCTGTTGACCCTCGAAATCACCGAGTCGGTCCTGCTCGACGTGCCGAACGCCGCCGAGACCCTCGAGCAGCTGCACGGCCTGGGCGTGCACCTGAGCCTCGACGACTTCGGCACCGGGTACAGCAGCCTGAGCTACCTGCACCGCCTGCCGCTGCACGGCCTGAAGATCGACCGGTCGTTCGTGCACGACCTCGGGGAGGGGACCGGCGCGGCCGCGAAGATCGTGCGGGCGATCATCCTAATGGCGCACGCCCTGAAACTGCACGTCACCGTGGAAGGCCTGGAACGGGAGGTGCAGGTGGCGTTCGTGGAGGCAGTCGAGGGCGATTACCTGCAGGGGTACTTCTTGGCGCGCCCGCTGCCCGGCCCGGCATTCGAGCAGCAGGTGCTCGGCTGGCCCGCCCCCGACCCGGCCCAGCTCACCCACCGGCCCGACGTGCCGGCGTCCAGCGGCAGTCCGCACACTCACTGA
- a CDS encoding DUF305 domain-containing protein produces the protein MNKILTLLLAASLSVSPALAQMDHSGHAMTGVAGTSGPNLIAMSGKAFDRAYLSMMIAHHQGALDMARAAQPRLKDAKVKAWAAAVIKDQTREITQMNTWLKALGGVDGAARMHMQGMMAGMIAPMKTAADADRAFVQGMLPHHQGALEMAGGALQRSSDARVLKLSRDIVRAQAEEMYQYRLWLLR, from the coding sequence ATGAATAAGATCCTGACCCTCCTGCTGGCCGCGTCCCTGAGCGTCTCCCCTGCCCTGGCTCAGATGGATCACTCCGGGCATGCCATGACGGGCGTGGCGGGCACCAGCGGGCCGAACCTGATAGCCATGAGCGGGAAGGCGTTCGACCGGGCGTACCTGAGCATGATGATCGCGCATCATCAGGGCGCGCTCGACATGGCGCGCGCCGCGCAGCCGCGCCTGAAAGACGCGAAGGTGAAGGCGTGGGCGGCGGCCGTGATCAAGGACCAGACCCGGGAGATCACGCAGATGAACACGTGGCTCAAGGCGCTGGGCGGGGTGGACGGAGCGGCGCGCATGCACATGCAGGGCATGATGGCGGGCATGATCGCGCCCATGAAGACGGCGGCGGATGCGGACCGGGCGTTCGTGCAGGGCATGCTCCCGCACCATCAGGGCGCGCTGGAGATGGCGGGCGGGGCGCTGCAGCGCAGCAGTGACGCGCGGGTGCTGAAACTGTCGCGCGACATCGTGCGGGCTCAGGCGGAGGAGATGTACCAGTACCGCCTGTGGCTGCTGCGCTGA
- the trxA gene encoding thioredoxin translates to MSDVLTCAACGAKNRVTTVPAGQVPTCARCGAALPWLIQGTDATFTQDVQAGVPVLVDFWAPWCGPCRVIGPVLEDLARERAGKLKVVKVNVDDHPHAPGQYQVQGIPTLLLFRNGQLAGRQVGAAPKGTLSAWIDAT, encoded by the coding sequence ATGAGCGACGTGCTGACCTGCGCCGCGTGCGGCGCGAAGAACCGCGTGACCACCGTCCCCGCCGGGCAGGTGCCAACCTGCGCCCGCTGCGGCGCGGCGCTGCCCTGGCTGATCCAGGGCACCGACGCCACCTTCACGCAGGACGTGCAGGCGGGCGTGCCGGTCCTCGTGGACTTCTGGGCGCCCTGGTGCGGTCCCTGCCGCGTCATCGGTCCCGTGCTGGAAGACCTCGCGCGCGAACGTGCCGGGAAGCTCAAGGTCGTGAAGGTCAACGTCGACGACCACCCCCACGCCCCGGGGCAGTATCAGGTGCAGGGCATTCCCACCCTGCTGCTGTTCCGGAACGGGCAGCTGGCCGGACGGCAGGTGGGCGCCGCGCCGAAAGGCACACTCAGCGCCTGGATCGACGCGACCTGA